In Streptococcus pneumoniae, the sequence TCCCTAAGAAAGCTCCAATCCCTACTGGAGTTGGCCATGGAACCTGTGCGATAATTGGCTTAATAAAGTTTAGAGAATTCGCTACGTAATAAATAGTAGCAGTAACCATTGGTGCTAAAATAAATGGTATAGCCAAGGCTGGATTATAGATAATAGGTAATCCAAAAATTAATGGTTCATTAATATTAAATAAGGCCGGAACTACAGATGCTCGTCCTATTGCTTTAAGCTGTTCAGATTTAGAGGCAAAAGCAATATATAAACATAGTCCTAAAGTTGCACCAGAACCACCTGCAATTACAAACATATTAGAAAATTCACCTGCAACAGCGAAGTGCCCGCCAGCAGCATTTTCAGCCATGTTAGCAAGAGCAATTGGACTAACAAATGCAAAAACAATGTTCGCACCGTGGATACCTACAATCCAAAGTAGTTGAGTCAATAGATAAATAATCATTAAACCAATCCACGAATTAGTCAGATTGGATACAAAACCAAATGGAATTGCAATGACTTTAAAAATATCTGTTCCCATTGCTACAAGAAGACCGTTGATAAAGATAACAACAAATGCAACAACAAATCCCGGAACCAAAGCGGTAAATCCACGAGAAACTCCTTCTGGAACAGCTTCAGGCATTTTAATAACCCAATTATGTTTAACACACATACGATAAATAAGAACAGTCACAATTGCCATAATGATTGCGGTAAAAATCCCTGTTGTCCCAAAACGTGCGACTCCATTTCCCATTGCCCATCCATCTGCAATTACTGCACCTTCTTTTAGACTTGTCACAGTCTTCATCATTCCACCATCAAAAATGATTTGCGGTACTGTCATGACAAAAGCCATCAAGGCAAGCAAGGCACCATTAAGAGGATTCATATTGAGTTCTTCTTCCTCTGCATAAATTTTTGTCAATTCATATGCAAGTGATAGAACGAAATAAAGAGATAGAGAACCCATAGTCGCATAGTTTGCAACCATGTAAAGTGATGTGAATTTATCAAATGAAGCAGAGAAAATATCTGCCACAATTGGCCAAAATGAGAAAGCTTGTGGCAAAATACTGAATACCAAAAACATTGATCCTACAATAGTAAATGGTACAGCAGCCATACCTGCAGCCGTGATAGCACGTACTACTTTAAACTGAGCAAGTTTGCCCATTGGTCCCATAACATGGTTTTCAAGAAAACCAAACAACCCGTTTTGTTGATCCATAAATAGACCTCCTTAATAAAACATAATAATTTTTACTTTCTAAAGACTGGTTTCAAATACAAATTATACTAGATCAGGATTATAAACTAAGTGAGTTCTTTTCCAATTGGACAAATTGTTGATAAGCCTTATCTGTTCGTTTATAAATTTTTTTAATTCTTCTAATGTCTAACAAACTCAGAACTAAACCTAATAGAAGAACTACAAAAACAAATAAACGTGCTACTTGGTTATTTTCAAAAATCGGAAAAAGATTCTTAAACCAACTTGTCCAAGTTAAAACAAGTAATCCTATTGAAATAAGCATTTGTATTCTAACAAACATTAGTGTTATTCCCAACTTTTCTTTCCTATTTCCATAGAGTTTAAATTGTTCAACAGTTGCTAAAATAGAAAATACTATGAGCATAATGGGGAAAATAATAATAGGCGAGGGACTAATAAACTGATTCAAAAGCCAATAAATATTCCCAAAAAAGAAGAGTGCTATTGAATAACGTAGAAGAAGATATCGATTGAAAAAAGTATTAGTTAGAGCCATCTCTCGACGTTGTTGTTCAATCTTTTGTCGTTCTTTTTTATCCATATCATTTCCTCCTTATATAACAACACATATTTAGTTAACTTTCTTATAAAGAGCTAACATTTCCTTTGCTACTTCTAATAATGTCATAGTGGTCATTAAATGATCTTGAGCATGTACCATGATAATTTCAATTTTAATTTCCACTCCACTTGCGTATTCTTGCAAGAGTTTGGTTTGTGCATGATGCGCTTCAAGAATTATCTCATTTGATTGATTTAATTTACTTTCTGCATCATCAAAACTACCTTCTCTCATTTTTGCAAATGCTTCATGTATTTCTGACCTTGCATTTCCCGAATGCAGGATAATTTCAAATGCTGCAACCTGCAGTTCCTCTTGATTCATATGAACCTCCTATTTTATCTTCTCAAATATGTTAATAAAATCTTCAAAGTTATTGCAAGATATTAGCTGATTTTGCAATTCATCATTCTCTGTCAGAGAGACTATCTTTTTAGTCACAGTTGCCAAACCTTCGTTCCCATATATTGATGGAGATAGAAGAAATACTAGCTGAACATGTGAACTTTGATTATCCCAGAGTAACGAATCTTTACAAATTGCAACCGAAACCTTTCCCTCTGTACCAAAGGGCTGAATAGGATGCGGAACTGCAATTTTTTCAGAAAAAACAACTGAACTTAATTCTTCGCGCTGTTTAATTCCATAAAGTAAAGATTGTTCAAACTCATTTGATTCACCAACAGATAAACTCTCAACCATCTTTTCAAGTAAATTTACCTTGTCTGATTCAGTACATATTAAAAAGTTTTCTTTACTAAAATACTGTCTAAAGCCGTTGTTTTCAAATTTGTTAATCTTTGATGATTGTACATAACTAGAAACTTGCATCTGAACCATAGCTTTTCTAATCATTTCCATCTCATCACTCTTAAGAAACACACTAACTTTAAAAACTGGGATTTGAAAATATAGATTTGATAAATCAACAGCTGACACTATAAAATCTATTCCTTTAAGTTTTTCTTGATTCAATTCATAATAGCCTATTACATCAACAACTTCTACTCGCTTCCCAAACTCCGTTTCCAAACGATTTCTTAACATTTGGGCTGCACCAAATCCTGTTGCACAAATAGCAAGAATATTAAACTTAGTACTCTCTTTGCTACGTTCCATAGCAGCTAAAAAGTGAAGACTTACATATGCTACTTCATCATCTGATATTGTCCACTCCAAGAACTTGTCCATATTTGCAAGAATTTCTCTAGTCATAAAGAATATATCACTATAATTCTGTTTAATTTCATCTACTAAAGGGTTATTTAAGGTAATCCGGCTTTCTAAACGTACTTGTAGTGTCATTAGATGAGTTATCAATCCTTCAATTAGTTGGAAATCTGAAGAAAAGTTATACATATCATCTAATCCTAAATTCTGAAATGTTTTAAATAAAGATTTTTTTAAAACTTCTTCAGAAATATTCTTCTGATTTTTTTGACATTGTTGACTCTTAGCTAACAAATGCAAAGTAATGTAGTCTATTTCCTGAACTGGAAATTCCTGATTTGTTACTTCTCTTACTTTAGAAAGAATTCTTTGGGCAACCTTTCTCTCTGTTGCATCATCAGTCATCTGACAGTCTATATTTTTTATTTCAAATCCGGATTTTAAACGAATCACAGACAATGCTATGTGAACTACTAAATTCTGTAGTACAAAATCAGATAGTTTTAGGTTGGCCTCTTGGCATTCATCCAAAACAATTCTAGCAAATTCTTCTAATGGAACAGTTTGATCAAAAAAGTTAAATTTTACATAGCAATGTATTGTTTTAAAAAATTGATTCTCTAGGAAATAATTTATGATAAAACGTCGTTTATCACGTTCCTCGCCTGAGACATAAACTCCTTTATTCGCCCTACTCTCAATGGACAAATTATACTCTGATAACATCACTCGTATCTTTCTGAAATCATGAGATAATGTTGAACGACTAACGTAAAGTTCATCAGCTAAATCATCAAAAAGAACTGGAACTTGCTCAAATAATAATTTATTTAAGATAAATACTAAACGATCATCACCTTTTGAAACCGCAGTTTTCGTATAGTCTTCTTCCAGTTCATAAGTTTGTCTAAACTCCTGGTAAGCGCCTTGATTCTCAAAAAATATTTGATACCCTTGACCTTGTTTTGAAATCAACCGGACTCCTTGAATAATCATTGTCTTCTCAATTAATTTCAGTACATTACGGACAGTTCTATCTGAACAGGATAAATATTCTGCTAGTTCTTTGCTTGTAACAAAACGTTCCTTATTTTTTATTAAAAATTGAAGGATGTCTTTCTCTTTAATGTTTAACACATTCATTCCCTCCTAAAACGTATGTTTTCATATATTGAAGCATATTATACACTTAAATCAATTTATATCAAACTCAAAACAATTTATCTTAACTTAAATATTTATTGACATTTCATGTGTTCATCAAATATTCTCAAGAATCAAATTAGCCATTTTTTCAATTCCCATTGGAATAGGAATATAGGCTTGAGGAGGTATTTGTACAACTGGTTTTCCTGCTTTAGAACCAGCCTCTTCAAATTGCTTAAAGTACATTTTTGTTTGAGGGCTGACAAGATACAAATCAAAAGCTGCTGCTGCGATAGCTTTCCCTCCTTCAGTAGCACTAATAGCATCAACTACAATATCTTTCCCTTTTCCTTTTAGAAACTCTGTTGTTTTCTGTGCCATAAGTGATGAAGACATTCCTGCTGCACAAATAATTAAAGCTTTTGCCATAATATTTTCTCCTTTTCTTAAATCCAATCAAAGCTGTGCTAAGTTGACTTATCTGTTATCTATTTTTATTATAAAATAAAGCGTTTCCAATGACAATTCCCTCATTTTCCTAAATGATATGGAAAAAAATTATTTATACTTCAATTTATAAAATAAAATTATTCCTGAAAGTAGAAATGAAACACTATTTGCTAAAATCAAAGGCAAGTCTCCTATACGAATACCATGAGCAAGCCACAATGCAATACCAATAACTTGCATAACATACATACCTAGAGCAATAGATCCTGTGTCCTTTGTCTTAACTACACGAAAAACTTGTGGTAAAAATGCAAATGTTGTTAAAATTGCTGCAATACTTCCAATCATATGTCACCTCAATATGCTAAACAAACTGAGAATAATCTCAGTTTGTTTATACTATTCTACTGATTCACCGTTAGATGAAATAACTTCCTTATACCAGCCAAAAGATTTTTTCGGGGAACGATTATAACTTTCCTTCCCATTGTCATCTTTATCTACATAAATAAAGCCATAACGTTTCCGCATTTCACCGGTACCAGCTGAAACCAAATCAATACATCCCCATGGAGTATAACCCATTAAATCAACACCATCTTCAACTACAGCCTTTTTCATTTCACGAATATGGGCACCTAGATATTCAATTCTATAATCATCATGTACCATACCATCTGCTGCAACTTGATCTATAGCTCCAAAACCATTTTCAACAATAAAGAGTGGTAAGTGATAGTGGTCTGTAAACCAATTTAACGCATAACGTAAACCTTCTGGATCAATTTGCCACTCCCATTCAGAAGCCTTAACATAATTATTTTTCACTAAATCTTCTGTTTCAAGATAATCAAAATAAGGATTATTTTCACGATGAGAGTCGATAGCAAAGGACATATAGTAACTGAAACCAATGTAATCTACAGTCCCACCAAGTAAATCTTCTTTATCCTGGGCAGCAAAATCAACTGAAATACCTTTTCGTTCCCAATACTTGAAAATATGCTCAGGATATTTACCTAAAACATGCACATCAGCAAAATAATAACGCTTCTGCATAGCTTTCATTGCCATTAAGATATCCTTAGGATTGCAAGTAGCTGGATAAATTGGACACATCGCAATCATACAACCTATTTGAAAATCTGGATTAATCTCATGACCAATTTTTACAGCTCGTGCAGAAGCAACTAATTCGTAATGTGCTGCTTGATACATAATTGCTTCTCTATTATCACCTTCCTCATATACAATACCTGAGTTAGTAAATGGTGCAAAATCTTCCTGATAATTCGCTTGATTATTGATTTCATTGAAAGTCATCCAATATTTAACCTTATCTTTGTAACGTTTAAATACGACTTCTGCAAAACGAGCAAAGAAATCAATCAATTTCCTATTTTTCCAACCACCATATTCGGTCACTAAGTGATAAGGCATTTCAAAATGAGATAGAGTGATGACAGGTTCAATACCATTCTTTAAGCATTCATCAAAAAGATTATCATAAAACTGTAATCCTTCTTCATTCGGCTCTAACTCATCACCTTTTGGAAAGATACGCGTCCATGCAATAGAGGTACGGAAGCACTTGAATCCCATTTCAGCAAAAAGTGCTATGTCTTCTTTATAACGATGATAAAAATCTATCGCCTCATGATTTGGATAATATTTACCCTCTAAAACTCCCGAAGTAATTTCACGAGCTACTCCATGACGACCAGCAGTCATAACATCAGCAACACTAATTCCCTTGCCACCTTCTTGCCATCCACCTTCAAGTTGATGAGCAGCAACAGCACCACCCCATAAAAATCCATCTTTAAAAGTAGTCATCTTTTTTCCTCCTGACTTTGATACTCTTATTATAAACCTCAAACCAAAATATGAAAACGCATTCTTTTTCCTTATTGTTAAGGAAAGAAGTAATTTTTAATGGAAATAGAACAATATCTTCTTGTATTCTCGTAATGATATCTTTACGATTTTCAATACTTTCAAACTACAAAAACTCTCACAATAATTCTAATTCCCTGTGTCTATAAACGACTTATCGCTTTCTGGCATCCCAGAATCATCTTCTATATAACGTTCAACTTGCATCTGCAAGTGATATTTTTTTCTTAAATCTAAGATTTTCTGCATTGTCTTTGATTGATGATGCTTATCTAAAGTTTCTTGATTTATCCACTGATCAATAAGGAGAATAGTTCCCTCTTTTTCAATTGGTAAAAAATATTCGTATTTCAAGTTACCTTTTTGATTTCTAATTTCTTCAACAAGGCCACTATCAAGCATTTCTCTTGCAAACTTTATTGCACTATCTCCATCACCTTTATAATATACATTAATAGTCAATGTCATCTTATATCCTTCAAAATCATCCTTCAATTTTAAAAAAACAAGTTTAGATGAGGATCTAAACTTGTTTTTTATGAACTAATTATCTAACGTTTCGCCATTACTTTCAATCACTTCTTTATACCAATAAAATGATTTTTTCTTATAGCGATTTATAGTCAATTGAAACAAGAGCAGGACAAAAGAGCCCATGTTTTCTCAATAGGATTGTACTCAGGTGAGTAGGGAGGAAGAGGTAAAAGTTTATGCCCAAACTCTTCACACAAGAGTTCTAACTTACCCATTCTATGGAATCTTGCATTATCCATAATATAGTAGATTGAAACTAGAATAGTACACCTCTACTTCTAAAACATTGTTAGAATTCGATTTGACTATCCTCAGTTTGTCCTATTCTTATTTCACATTACTATAAAAATAAGGTAAACTTTTGAGTGCTTTGAAACGTTG encodes:
- a CDS encoding PTS cellobiose transporter subunit IIB; protein product: MAKALIICAAGMSSSLMAQKTTEFLKGKGKDIVVDAISATEGGKAIAAAAFDLYLVSPQTKMYFKQFEEAGSKAGKPVVQIPPQAYIPIPMGIEKMANLILENI
- a CDS encoding antibiotic biosynthesis monooxygenase family protein, encoding MTLTINVYYKGDGDSAIKFAREMLDSGLVEEIRNQKGNLKYEYFLPIEKEGTILLIDQWINQETLDKHHQSKTMQKILDLRKKYHLQMQVERYIEDDSGMPESDKSFIDTGN
- the celB gene encoding PTS cellobiose transporter subunit IIC; the encoded protein is MDQQNGLFGFLENHVMGPMGKLAQFKVVRAITAAGMAAVPFTIVGSMFLVFSILPQAFSFWPIVADIFSASFDKFTSLYMVANYATMGSLSLYFVLSLAYELTKIYAEEEELNMNPLNGALLALMAFVMTVPQIIFDGGMMKTVTSLKEGAVIADGWAMGNGVARFGTTGIFTAIIMAIVTVLIYRMCVKHNWVIKMPEAVPEGVSRGFTALVPGFVVAFVVIFINGLLVAMGTDIFKVIAIPFGFVSNLTNSWIGLMIIYLLTQLLWIVGIHGANIVFAFVSPIALANMAENAAGGHFAVAGEFSNMFVIAGGSGATLGLCLYIAFASKSEQLKAIGRASVVPALFNINEPLIFGLPIIYNPALAIPFILAPMVTATIYYVANSLNFIKPIIAQVPWPTPVGIGAFLGTADLRAVLVALVCAFAAFLVYLPFIRVYDQKLVKEEQGI
- a CDS encoding BglG family transcription antiterminator yields the protein MNVLNIKEKDILQFLIKNKERFVTSKELAEYLSCSDRTVRNVLKLIEKTMIIQGVRLISKQGQGYQIFFENQGAYQEFRQTYELEEDYTKTAVSKGDDRLVFILNKLLFEQVPVLFDDLADELYVSRSTLSHDFRKIRVMLSEYNLSIESRANKGVYVSGEERDKRRFIINYFLENQFFKTIHCYVKFNFFDQTVPLEEFARIVLDECQEANLKLSDFVLQNLVVHIALSVIRLKSGFEIKNIDCQMTDDATERKVAQRILSKVREVTNQEFPVQEIDYITLHLLAKSQQCQKNQKNISEEVLKKSLFKTFQNLGLDDMYNFSSDFQLIEGLITHLMTLQVRLESRITLNNPLVDEIKQNYSDIFFMTREILANMDKFLEWTISDDEVAYVSLHFLAAMERSKESTKFNILAICATGFGAAQMLRNRLETEFGKRVEVVDVIGYYELNQEKLKGIDFIVSAVDLSNLYFQIPVFKVSVFLKSDEMEMIRKAMVQMQVSSYVQSSKINKFENNGFRQYFSKENFLICTESDKVNLLEKMVESLSVGESNEFEQSLLYGIKQREELSSVVFSEKIAVPHPIQPFGTEGKVSVAICKDSLLWDNQSSHVQLVFLLSPSIYGNEGLATVTKKIVSLTENDELQNQLISCNNFEDFINIFEKIK
- a CDS encoding PTS cellobiose transporter subunit IIA, giving the protein MNQEELQVAAFEIILHSGNARSEIHEAFAKMREGSFDDAESKLNQSNEIILEAHHAQTKLLQEYASGVEIKIEIIMVHAQDHLMTTMTLLEVAKEMLALYKKVN
- a CDS encoding 6-phospho-beta-glucosidase, whose amino-acid sequence is MTTFKDGFLWGGAVAAHQLEGGWQEGGKGISVADVMTAGRHGVAREITSGVLEGKYYPNHEAIDFYHRYKEDIALFAEMGFKCFRTSIAWTRIFPKGDELEPNEEGLQFYDNLFDECLKNGIEPVITLSHFEMPYHLVTEYGGWKNRKLIDFFARFAEVVFKRYKDKVKYWMTFNEINNQANYQEDFAPFTNSGIVYEEGDNREAIMYQAAHYELVASARAVKIGHEINPDFQIGCMIAMCPIYPATCNPKDILMAMKAMQKRYYFADVHVLGKYPEHIFKYWERKGISVDFAAQDKEDLLGGTVDYIGFSYYMSFAIDSHRENNPYFDYLETEDLVKNNYVKASEWEWQIDPEGLRYALNWFTDHYHLPLFIVENGFGAIDQVAADGMVHDDYRIEYLGAHIREMKKAVVEDGVDLMGYTPWGCIDLVSAGTGEMRKRYGFIYVDKDDNGKESYNRSPKKSFGWYKEVISSNGESVE
- a CDS encoding SemiSWEET transporter produces the protein MIGSIAAILTTFAFLPQVFRVVKTKDTGSIALGMYVMQVIGIALWLAHGIRIGDLPLILANSVSFLLSGIILFYKLKYK